The Primulina tabacum isolate GXHZ01 chromosome 7, ASM2559414v2, whole genome shotgun sequence genome includes a window with the following:
- the LOC142551427 gene encoding putative helicase MAGATAMA 3 yields the protein MGSKGRLLFDLNEPPTDDEDGNNDSVFFFQPQRAIPSSSTATSDLFSVSATSQGIVNNHAFSHASSVSGFQPFVRHQIVKGSNHSVEERRSENTTYNFAPLPEPSNGQDVNAVLNMQSGSAEAQAEKEEGEWSDAEGAVGTDINFFTPEESSIGSCKHFQEKGMSEINGSKELVGEGNMSLNSHDAKNENIISSVGLDHETNNKRSNVSMDAQEGSALEAKQREIKGVEANHALRFANNHGKRPKLDQQKEAMLGKKRSRQTVFLNLEDVKQVGALKTPTPRRHIPAPTITQTIKEGRATMPSSEQEDKQFQPINRDTKQFDISNDGGNSLIESNDLKNEANGENNLVPLGLSRSSNSSTDLISEGQTASISRHGSWKSSTDTRIGKSSLIPGRKPSISGQSFTGSKLAAKKLPSKKVPVLNTQYQDTSVERLLREVTNEKFWHHPEDEELQSVPGCFESVEEYIRVLEPLLFEECRAQLYSTWEESSEAAGNHVRVLVKSIERRERGWFDVILHPPHEHKWAFKEGDVAVLSTPKPASGLFNHKRNSSSVLEDETVTGRVCGTVRRHMPIDTREHTGAILYFYIGDSFDSTGKNDDHILGKLQPGGVWYLTVLGSLATTQREYVALHAFRRLNLQMQNAILQPSPDQFPKYEEQPPAMPECFTPNFVDYLRKNFNGPQLAAIQWAAMHTAAGTSNGTAKRQDPWPFTLVQGPPGTGKTHTVWGMLNVIHLVQYQHYYAALLKKLSPESYKQINENSSDSVAVGSIDEVLQSMDQNLFRILPKLCPKPRMLVCAPSNAATDELLSRVLDRGFIDGEMKIYRPDVARVGVDSQTRAAQAVSVERRTEQLLLKSRDEVYGWMHNLRVRETQLSQQIACLQRELNAAAVTGRAQGSVGVDPDVLVARDQNRDTLLQNLAAVVENRDKILVEMSRLVILEGRFRPGHNFNLEEARANLEASFANEAEIVFTTVSSSGRKLFSRLSHGFDMVVIDEAAQAGEVAVLPPLSLGAARCVLVGDPQQLPATVISKAAGTLLYSRSLFERFQLAGCPTMLLSVQYRMHQQIRDFPSRYFYQGRLTDSDSVVNLPEELYHKDILLRPFVFYDISHGRESHRGGSVSYQNSQEARFCVCLYEHLQKTLKTSGVGKVSVGIITPYKLQLKCLQREFKDIMNSEEGKDIYINTVDAFQGQERDVIIISCVRASSHGVGFVADIRRMNVALTRARRALWVMGNANALLQSEDWAALIADARKRNCYLDMDSLPKDFFPTDSGTYGSFPSKIPSARGLRS from the exons ATGGGCTCCAAAGGAAGACTTTTATTTGATCTTAATGAACCCCCTACCGATGATGAGGACGGGAATAATGATTCTGTTTTCTTCTTCCAGCCTCAAAGGGCTATTCCTTCTTCAAGTACTGCTACATCTGACTTGTTTTCTGTCTCAGCTACTTCCCAAGGGATAGTAAATAACCATGCCTTCTCCCATGCATCTTCTGTATCTGGTTTTCAACCTTTTGTCCGGCATCAGATTGTGAAAGGCAGCAATCACTCTGTTGAAGAAAGGAGGTCTGAGAACACAACCTACAATTTTGCACCGTTGCCTGAACCAAGTAATGGACAGGATGTGAATGCTGTTCTAAACATGCAATCAGGTTCTGCAGAAGCACAAGCTGAAAAGGAAGAGGGGGAATGGTCCGATGCAGAGGGTGCTGTTGGTActgacataaatttttttacccCTGAGGAATCAAGTATTGGTAGTTGTAAACATTTTCAGGAGAAAGGCATGTCTGAGATAAATGGAAGTAAAGAACTGGTGGGTGAGGGAAACATGTCTCTTAATTCTCATGATGCTAAGAATGAAAATATCATTTCTTCAGTTGGATTGGATCATGAAACAAATAACAAAAGAAGCAATGTAAGTATGGATGCTCAGGAAGGTTCTGCTCTAGAGGCAAAACAAAGAGAAATTAAAGGAGTTGAGGCAAATCATGCCTTGAGGTTTGCAAATAATCATGGAAAGCGTCCTAAGCTTGATCAACAAAAGGAAGCGATGCTAGGAAAGAAGCGCAGCAGACAAACCGTGTTCCTCAATCTGGAAGATGTTAAGCAAGTTGGTGCTTTAAAAACTCCAACTCCTAGAAGGCATATTCCTGCACCAACAATAACTCAGACAATAAAAGAAGGTCGTGCCACAATGCCCTCTTCTGAACAGGAGGATAAACAATTTCAGCCTATAAACAGGGACACAAAACAGTTTGATATATCAAATGATGGAGGAAACAGTCTGATTGAGTCAAATGACTTAAAAAATGAAGCTAACGGAGAAAATAATCTTGTGCCTTTAGGACTATCTAGGAGCTCGAATAGTTCAACAGATCTTATCTCCGAGGGACAAACAGCTTCAATTTCAAGACATGGTTCATGGAAGTCGTCCACTGATACAAGGATTGGTAAAAGTTCATTAATCCCTGGCAGGAAGCCATCTATAAGCGGGCAGAGTTTTACTGGATCTAAACTGGCAGCTAAAAAATTACCCTCCAAGAAGGTACCTGTTTTAAACACCCAGTACCAAGATACTTCAGTGGAACGCCTTTTACGTGAGGTGACAAATGAGAAGTTTTGGCATCATCCAG AAGATGAGGAGCTTCAAAGTGTTCCTGGTTGTTTTGAATCTGTTGAGGAATATATCAGAGTTCTTGAACCTTTGCTCTTTGAAGAATGTCGGGCACAACTTTACAGTACATGGGAGGAGTCATCAGAAGCAGCAGGAAATCATGTTAGGGTCCTCGTgaaaagcattgaaagaagagAAAGGG GGTGGTTTGATGTGATACTGCATCCGCCGCATGAACACAAATGGGCGTTCAAGGAAGGGGATGTTGCAGTTCTTTCCACCCCTAAACCTGCATCTGGTTTGT TCAATCATAAGAGGAACAGCTCATCAGTACTTGAAGATGAGACAGTTACTGGGCGTGTCTGTGGTACTGTTAGACGACATATGCCAATTGATACCCGTGAGCATACCGGGGCAATCctttatttttatattgggGACTCGTTTGATTCCACTGG CAAAAATGATGATCATATTCTGGGGAAGCTCCAACCAGGGGGTGTCTGGTACCTGACTGTGCTTGGTTCTCTTGCAACCACTCAGAGAGAATATGTTGCACTGCATGCATTTCGCCGTCTTAATCTGCAG ATGCAAAATGCGATTCTTCAGCCTAGTCCTGACCAGTTTCCGAAGTATGAAGAGCAACCACCTGCCATGCCTGAATGCTTTACTCCGAATTTTGTAGATTACCTACGCAAAAACTTTAATGGACCCCAGTTAGCGGCAATTCAGTGGGCTGCGATGCATACAGCTGCTGGTACATCCAATGGTACGGCAAAGAGGCAGGATCCATGGCCTTTTACTTTAGTCCAGGGACCTCCTGGGACTGGTAAGACTCATACAGTCTGGGGCATGCTTAATGTGATCCATCTTGTTCAGTATCAGCATTACTATGCTGCATTGTTAAAGAAACTGTCACCTGAAAGCTATAAGCAAATCAATGAGAACAGCTCGGATAGTGTTGCTGTTGGATCCATTGATGAAGTTCTTCAAAGCATGGATCAGAATCTGTTTCGAATTCTTCCAAAACTATGCCCGAAACCTAGGATGCTTGTGTGTGCTCCTTCAAATGCTGCAACTGATGAACTGCTTTCGCGTGTTCTTGATCGTGGTTTTATTGACGGTGAAATGAAAATCTATCGTCCTGATGTGGCTCGAGTTGGGGTGGATTCCCAGACTAGGGCTGCCCAGGCAGTTTCTGTAGAGCGCAGAACTGAACAACTATTGCTGAAGAGCCGTGATGAAGTTTATGGATGGATGCACAATTTGAGGGTTCGTGAAACTCAGTTATCTCAGCAGATAGCCTGCCTCCAAAGGGAACTTAATGCTGCTGCAGTCACCGGTCGCGCACAAGGATCTGTTGGTGTTGACCCTGATGTTCTTGTGGCCCGAGACCAAAATCGAGACACTTTACTTCAAAACCTTGCTGCAGTAGTAGAGAACAGAGACAAAATATTGGTCGAGATGTCTCGGCTGGTCATTTTGGAAGGAAGGTTTCGTCCTGGTCACAACTTTAACTTGGAGGAAGCTCGTGCTAATCTGGAGGCAAGTTTTGCGAATGAGGCAGAGATCGTTTTTACTACTGTTTCAAGCAGTGGACGCAAGTTATTCTCTCGTCTTAGTCATGGCTTTGACATGGTTGTGATTGATGAAGCAGCACAGGCTGGTGAAGTAGCAGTTCTACCTCCGCTATCTCTTGGTGCAGCTCGCTGCGTGCTTGTGGGGGATCCTCAACAGCTTCCCGCTACTGTCATCAGTAAGGCTGCCGGAACATTGTTATACAGTAGGAGCCTGTTTGAGAGGTTCCAGCTAGCTGGGTGCCCAACAATGTTGCTATCTGTGCAGTATAGGATGCATCAGCAAATTAGGGATTTTCCTTCTAGGTATTTCTATCAAGGGCGTCTTACAGACAGTGATAGTGTTGTAAATCTTCCAGAGGAGTTGTATCACAAGGATATTTTATTGAGGCCTTTTGTCTTTTATGATATCTCTCATGGCCGTGAATCTCATCGTGGGGGTTCTGTGTCGTATCAGAATTCACAAGAAGCACGGTTCTGCGTTTGTCTGTATGAGCACCTTCAGAAAACTCTAAAAACCTCAGGGGTTGGTAAAGTATCTGTTGGCATAATCACTCCGTACAAGCTGCAGTTAAAATGTCTTCAACGGGAGTTCAAGGATATAATGAATTCAGAGGAAGGAAAAGACATTTATATCAATACAGTGGATGCTTTCCAAGGCCAAGAACGTGACGTCATTATAATTTCTTGTGTTCGAGCATCCAGTCATGGTGTTGGGTTTGTTGCAGATATTCGTAGAATGAATGTTGCTCTTACTCGAGCAAGAAGAGCTCTTTGG GTAATGGGAAATGCTAATGCACTGTTGCAGTCTGAAGATTGGGCTGCATTGATAGCTGATGCCAGAAAAAGAAATTGTTACTTAGATATGGATTCTTTGCCTAAAGATTTCTTTCCAACCGACTCGGGTACTTACGGCTCATTCCCTTCCAAGATACCTAGTGCTAGAGGCTTGAGGTCCTGA